From the genome of Vicia villosa cultivar HV-30 ecotype Madison, WI linkage group LG2, Vvil1.0, whole genome shotgun sequence, one region includes:
- the LOC131653474 gene encoding protein DETOXIFICATION 18-like: protein MASSISETPLLLATQEDNGNHNIQRWWNKILDMEEAKHQLMFSLPMILTNLFYYLITLVSVMLVGHLGELELAGSTLANSWFSVTGVAVMVGLSGALETLCGQGFGAKEYHMLGIYLQSSCIISFIFSIIISIIWFYTEHILVFLHQSQDIARTAALYMKFLIPGLLAYSILQNILRFLQTQSVVVPLVILSAIPTLIHVGIAYGFVEWTGLNFIGGPIATSVSMWISVILLGLYVMYAKKFEKTWRGFSMQSFHYLFTNMKLALPSAGMVCLEYWAFEIMVFLAGLLPNSQITTSLIAICANTELFAYMITYGLSAAASTRVSNELGAGQPERAKNAMKVTLKLSLLLGLGFVLLLVFGHDLWIQLFSNSPVIKEEFASITPLLAISILLDAVQGVLSGVARGCGWQHLAVYVNLATFYLIGLPISCLLGFKTNLQYKGLWIGLICGLVCQTGTLLILTWRIKWTKLNLSADKDKDQPIVV from the exons ATGGCAAGTAGCATTTCAGAAACACCTCTATTACTCGCAACTCAAGAAGATAATGGAAACCACAACATACAGAGATGGTGGAACAAAATCTTGGATATGGAGGAAGCCAAACATCAACTCATGTTTTCACTTCCAATGATTCTTACAAACTTGTTCTATTACTTGATCACTTTGGTCTCTGTCATGCTTGTTGGTCACCTTGGCGAGCTTGAGTTAGCCGGTTCTACTCTCGCTAATTCTTGGTTTAGTGTCACCGGCGTGGCTGTTATG GTTGGTTTAAGTGGTGCGCTAGAAACACTATGTGGACAAGGATTTGGTGCAAAGGAATATCACATGTTGGGAATTTATTTACAAAGCTCCTGCATCATATCGTTTATTTTTTCAATCATTATATCCATTATTTGGTTCTATACAGAACATATTCTTGTGTTTCTTCATCAATCACAAGACATTGCTAGGACAGCTGCACTCTATATGAAGTTTCTTATACCAGGATTACTTGCATATAGCATCTTGCAAAATATCTTGAGGTTTCTACAAACACAATCTGTAGTCGTGCCACTGGTTATCCTTTCAGCTATTCCAACATTGATTCATGTCGGGATTGCTTATGGATTTGTTGAATGGACTGGCTTGAATTTCATAGGTGGACCTATTGCAACTTCTGTTTCAATGTGGATATCAGTGATATTGTTAGGTTTATATGTCATGTATGCGAAGAAGTTCGAGAAAACATGGAGAGGATTTTCAATGCAATCATTTCATTATTTGTTTACAAACATGAAACTAGCTCTGCCTTCTGCAGGAATGGTGTG tTTGGAGTATTGGGCTTTTGAAATTATGGTTTTCCTAGCTGGATTACTGCCTAACTCACAAATCACAACTTCGTTGATTGCAATATG TGCAAACACAGAGTTATTTGCTTACATGATCACTTACGGTCTTAGTGCTGCTGCAAG CACAAGAGTTTCCAATGAATTGGGAGCAGGCCAACCAGAAAGAGCTAAAAATGCAATGAAAGTCACTCTAAAGCTCTCTCTTCTCCTTGGATTGGGTTTTGTTTTGTTACTTGTATTTGGTCATGATTTATGGATTCAGCTGTTTAGTAATAGTCCTGTCATCAAAGAGGAGTTTGCTTCAATAACACCCTTGCTTGCTATTTCCATACTACTAGATGCTGTCCAAGGTGTCTTATCAG GGGTGGCTAGAGGATGTGGTTGGCAGCATTTAGCTGTTTATGTCAACCTTGCAACTTTTTATCTCATTGGTTTACCAATTTCATGTCTTCTCGGATTTAAGACCAATTTGCAATATAAG GGTTTATGGATTGGTCTGATTTGTGGCCTTGTATGTCAAACTGGGACACTCTTAATTTTGACATGGCGTATCAAATGGACTAAACTGAATCTCTCAGCAGACAAAGATAAAGACCAGCCTATTGTTGTTTAA